In one Lolium rigidum isolate FL_2022 chromosome 3, APGP_CSIRO_Lrig_0.1, whole genome shotgun sequence genomic region, the following are encoded:
- the LOC124696932 gene encoding probable polygalacturonase At1g80170 has translation MDFHAAGDGSTDDAKAFAATWNATCRDSSSPTMVIPGGRTFLLSQIRLNGPCKSPVTVQLDGNIVAPNAIWTTTAANLLTFYRVNNLTVNGSGQMDGNGAIWWTCFNKKKCRVRPILLAFASCNNLSVKNIHLKDSPDKHMTLFRCSQVQVNNVSVRAPGKSPNTDGITMSFSDHVYISNCSFKTGDDCVSILSGTSDVNITNSACGPGHGISVGSLGGNNTTALVERITVSNCSFSKTMTGVRIKSWQGGSGKANGFLFENLNMTDVQYPIDIDQFYCPPGNCPPQDSAVAISDARFINIHGTSSNPKAIRILCSQSVQCRGIYLDNINLSCSRHTARTRATISNAYGTIAGTVKPHVQFLGA, from the exons ATGGATTTCCATGCTGCCGGGGATGGCAGCACAGATGATGCAAAG GCGTTCGCGGCGACATGGAACGCAACTTGCCGTGACAGCAGCTCGCCGACCATGGTCATCCCTGGAGGAAGGACGTTCTTGTTAAGCCAGATCAGGTTGAATGGACCCTGCAAGTCGCCTGTCACCGTGCAG CTGGACGGGAACATCGTGGCGCCAAACGCCAtctggacgacgacagcagcgaaccTCCTTACCTTCTACCGCGTCAACAACCTGACGGTGAACGGGAGTGGCCAGATGGACGGCAATGGCGCCATCTGGTGGACTTGCTTCAACAAGAAG AAATGCCGTGTCCGGCCAATT CTGCTAGCATTCGCAAGCTGCAACAACCTATCCGTGAAGAACATACACCTGAAGGACAGCCCAGACAAGCACATGACCTTGTTCCGGTGCAGCCAGGTGCAGGTGAACAACGTCTCCGTCAGGGCGCCAGGCAAAAGCCCTAACACGGACGGGATCACCATGTCCTTCTCCGACCACGTTTATATCTCGAATTGCTCTTTCAAAACCG GTGACGACTGCGTGTCGATTCTATCAGGGACCAGTGATGTTAATATCACCAACAGCGCGTGTGGGCCTGGTCATGGCATCAG TGTGGGAAGCCTTGGAGGCAACAATACGACAGCACTTGTGGAAAGGATTACAGTATCCAACTGCAGCTTTTCTAAAACTATGACTGGTGTTAGGATCAAATCGTGGCAG GGTGGCAGTGGCAAAGCAAATGGTTTCCTTTTTGAGAACCTCAACATGACTGATGTCCAATATCCTATTGACATTGACCAGTTCTATTGTCCCCCGGGAAATTGTCCGCCACAG GATAGCGCTGTGGCCATATCTGACGCCAGGTTCATCAACATCCACGGGACATCCTCCAACCCCAAAGCCATCCGGATTCTGTGCAGCCAGAGTGTGCAGTGTCGCGGCATCTATCTTGACAACATTAACCTCTCCTGCTCTCGGCATACCGCCCGAACACGAGCCACTATTTCAAATGCCTACGGAACCATTGCGGGCACGGTGAAACCACATGTACAGTTCCTAGGCGCTTGA